Proteins encoded within one genomic window of Ascaphus truei isolate aAscTru1 chromosome 8, aAscTru1.hap1, whole genome shotgun sequence:
- the LRRC18 gene encoding leucine-rich repeat-containing protein 18, whose amino-acid sequence MAKRKMAKGKGGPKGKKITLKIAKNAIRLTFDGKRRLDLSKMGIAAMPKCLLKLSDVEELDLSRNQLRKVPDWIQRFQNLRLLDLHSNLIEKLPESIGELQALLHLNVSNNKLTTKGLPMELSQLKNLRQLNLGLNFINMLPTTLGALKELKEVGLFDNHLTSVPTSILQLPKLKKLNAKRNPIPATDEELEAEEQETIRRVEALCLVNEKDLCSPCAAKCQEEKNKMSNLKSMVTPVMRRSIFTNLVTPNSTAKESQAEWR is encoded by the exons ATGGCTAAGCG GAAGATGGCGAAAGGCAAAGGAGGCCCCAAGGGCAAGAAAATCACCCTGAAAATAGCCAAGAACGCCATCCGGCTCACGTTCGATGGCAAGCGCCGGCTGGACCTCTCCAAGATGGGCATCGCCGCCATGCCCAAGTGCCTGCTGAAGCTAAGCGACGTAGAAGAGCTGGACCTGAGCCGCAATCAGCTGCGCAAGGTGCCAGACTGGATCCAGCGCTTCCAGAACCTGCGCTTGTTGGACCTTCACAGTAACCTCATTGAGAAGCTGCCAGAGTCCATCGGCGAGCTGCAGGCGCTACTGCACCTCAACGTCTCCAACAACAAGCTGACCACGAAGGGCCTCCCCATGGAGCTGAGCCAACTGAAGAACCTCCGCCAACTCAACCTAGGTCTCAACTTCATCAACATGCTGCCCACCACTCTGGGGGCCCTGAAAGAGCTCAAGGAGGTGGGTCTGTTTGACAACCACCTCACCTCGGTGCCCACCAGCATCCTACAACTGCCCAAACTCAAGAAGCTCAACGCCAAGCGGAACCCCATCCCGGCCACGGATGAGGAGTTGGAGGCCGAGGAGCAGGAGACCATCCGCAGGGTGGAGGCGCTTTGCCTTGTAAACGAGAAGGACCTGTGCAGCCCCTGTGCGGCCAAGTGCCAAGAGGAGAAGAACAAGATGAGCAATCTGAAAAGCATGGTCACCCCCGTAATGAGGAGGTCCATCTTCACCAACCTGGTGACCCCAAACTCCACGGCCAAAGAAAGCCAGGCAGAGTGGAggtga